In Rosa chinensis cultivar Old Blush chromosome 1, RchiOBHm-V2, whole genome shotgun sequence, a genomic segment contains:
- the LOC112182055 gene encoding protein SGT1 homolog, whose translation MASDLEKQAKEALIDDHFELAVDLYTQAIAIDPNNSELYSDRAQANIKANNLTEAVADANKAIELDASLYKAYLRKGIACLKLEEYQTAKAALELGASYAPEEPRFANLIKECDELIAAENNELPKQPMETTTTESVTAAKDVEPVNPPSDQVTVAPVKPKYRHEFYQKPEEVVVTIFAKGIPAKDVAVEFGEQILSVSIDVPGEDTYHFQPRLFGKIIPEKCRFDVLSTKVEIRLAKAESIQWTSLEFSKDNPVPLKVNAPVIGAQRPSYPSSKPKRVDWDKLEAEVKKEEKDEKLDGDAALNKFFQDIYKDADEDTRRAMRKSFVESNGTVLSTNWKEVGNKKVEGSAPDGMEMKKWEY comes from the exons ATGGCTTCCGATCTCGAAAAGCAGGCCAAGGAGGCCCTCATCGACGACCACTTCGAGCTCGCCGTTGACCTCTACACCCAGGCCATCGCCATCGATCCCAACAACTCCGAGCTCTACTCCGACCGCGCTCAGGCCAACATCAAAGCCAATAATCTCACCG AGGCGGTTGCGGATGCGAACAAGGCGATTGAATTGGACGCGTCTTTGTACAAGGCCTACTTGCGCAAGGG AATTGCCTGCCTGAAGCTTGAGGAATATCAGACTGCAAAGGCAGCATTGGAACTTGGTGCTTCTTATGCTCCAGAGGAACCTAGATTCGCTAATCTGATAAAAGAGTGTGATGAGCTCATAGCAG CGGAAAATAACGAGCTACCAAAGCAACCAATGGAAACAACCACTACAGAGAGTGTTACAGCCGCAAAAGATGTTGAGCCAGTGAACCCGCCTTCCGATCAGGTGACAGTAGCACCTGTCAAACCAAAATACAG GCATGAATTCTACCAGAAGCCTGAAGAAGTGGTCGTGACTATATTTGCAAAGGGCATACCAGCCAAAGATGTTGCTGTTGAATTTGGTGAACAAATA TTAAGTGTCAGCATTGATGTTCCTGGTGAAGATACATATCATTTTCAGCCTCGCCTGTTTGGGAAG ATCATTCCTGAAAAGTGCAGATTTGATGTTTTGTCTACCAAGGTTGAAATTCGCCTGGCCAAAGCTGAATCCATACAGTGGACATCTCTTGAGTTCAGCAAGGATAACCCTGTTCCTCTAAAGGTCAATGCCCCAG TTATTGGAGCCCAAAGGCCATCTTACCCATCCTCCAAACCAAAGCGGGTAGATTGGGACAAGCTCGAAGCcgaagtgaagaaggag GAGAAAGATGAGAAGCTTGATGGCGATGCAGCTTTGAACAAATTTTTCCAAGACATATACAAGGATGCTGATGAGGACACAAGAAGGGCCATGAGAAAATCTTTT GTGGAGTCAAACGGGACGGTGCTTTCGACAAACTGGAAAGAAGTGGGCAACAAGAAGGTCGAGGGAAGTGCCCCTGATGGAATGGAGATGAAGAAATGGGAGTACTAA
- the LOC112182065 gene encoding UDP-glycosyltransferase 88A1, protein METGSSKSSKQVITPSFILVILQRIERGVIHHHQQRQNRAMDAIQAIVLYPSPPIGHLVSMVELGKLILTHHPSLSIHIILATPPYRADDTAPYIASVSATTSSIIFHRLPTVSLPPSITSGTRNHETLTFEVLRLNNPHVHQALLSISNSFTVQAFIMDFFCGLIANDLNIPGYFYLTSGAGFLASFLYLPTIHKNTDKSLKDLDTLIFMPGVPPVHSLDMPKPFLERNDKAYECFLENSTHSTKSAGIIVNTFESLEPRTIRALSDGLCLPDDITMPPIYCIGPLIISQRGGGSDDVPECLTWLDSQPSGSVVFLCFGSLGLFTKEQLEEIAVGLERSGQRFLWVVRNPPSHNQSVAIAGQVDPDLDYLLPDGFLERTKHRGLVVKSWAPQVEVLNHDSVGGFVCHCGWNSILEAVCAGVPMLAWPLYAEQRLNRVVLVEEIKIALPVNESKSGFVSANELENRVRELMDSEEGESVRKKIEALRSEANAAPSEGGTSKVALAKLVESWN, encoded by the coding sequence ATGGAGACAGGTTCATCAAAGTCATCAAAACAAGTTATAACACCCTCATTTATACTGGTTATACTTCAAAGAATCGAAAGAGGTGTAATTCATCACCACCAGCAAAGACAGAATAGAGCTATGGATGCTATTCAGGCTATAGTTTTATACCCATCACCACCCATAGGTCACTTGGTTTCTATGGTAGAGTTAGGCAAACTCATACTTACTCACCATCCTTCACTAAGCATCCACATAATCCTTGCCACCCCACCTTACAGAGCCGATGATACCGCCCCATACATTGCCTCTGTGTCTGCCACTACATCCTCCATCATCTTCCACCGCCTCCCCActgtctctctccctccctctatCACTTCCGGCACACGCAACCATGAAACCCTAACCTTTGAAGTTCTCCGCCTCAACAACCCTCACGTCCACCAAGCCCTCCTTTCCATCTCCAACAGCTTCACTGTCCAAGCTTTTATCATGGACTTCTTCTGTGGTCTCATTGCTAATGATCTGAACATCCCTGGTTACTTTTACTTAACATCTGGTGCAGGGTTCCTAGCTTCCTTCCTTTACCTTCCTACTATTCACAAAAACACTGACAAGAGCCTTAAAGACCTTGACACCCTCATCTTTATGCCAGGAGTACCACCAGTACATTCCTTAGATATGCCGAAACCATTTCTTGAACGCAATGACAAGGCTTATGAATGCTTCCTAGAGAACTCAACCCACTCGACCAAATCAGCTGGGATTATCGTAAACACTTTTGAATCACTTGAACCTAGAACTATCAGAGCACTATCAGATGGACTATGCTTGCCTGATGATATTACCATGCCGCCCATCTACTGCATAGGACCATTAATCATTTCTCAGAGAGGTGGTGGTAGTGATGATGTGCCCGAGTGTTTGACGTGGCTGGATTCACAGCCAAGTGGAAGTGTGGTCTTCCTTTGTTTTGGAAGCTTAGGATTGTTTACAAAGGAGCAGTTGGAGGAGATAGCTGTGGGGTTAGAGAGGAGTGGCCAAAGGTTCTTGTGGGTTGTCCGTAATCCACCTTCTCATAATCAAAGCGTGGCTATTGCAGGCCAAGTGGATCCGGATTTGGATTATTTGCTTCCAGATGGTTTTTTGGAGAGAACCAAGCATAGGGGGCTTGTGGTGAAGTCATGGGCGCCACAAGTAGAAGTTCTTAATCATGATTCAGTAGGTGGATTTGTGTGTCACTGTGGGTGGAACTCAATTTTGGAGGCGGTATGTGCTGGGGTGCCAATGTTGGCTTGGCCACTCTATGCAGAGCAGAGATTAAATAGAGTTGTTTTGGTTGAGGAAATAAAGATTGCTCTGCCGGTGAACGAATCAAAAAGTGGGTTTGTGAGTGCAAATGAGCTGGAGAATCGAGTTAGAGAGTTGATGGACTCGGAGGAAGGAGAGTCAGTCAGAAAGAAGATCGAGGCTCTGAGAAGTGAAGCAAATGCTGCACCGAGTGAAGGCGGGACATCTAAGGTCGCATTAGCTAAACTGGTTGAATCATGGAACTAA
- the LOC112182085 gene encoding trafficking protein particle complex subunit 1, with the protein MQFFGGTEISPSLPAATASGNNGHMMYVFNRNGVCLLYREWNRPLHTLNAQQDHKLMFGLLFSLKSLTAKMDPTAVDKGNLGVPQLPGQGCSFHSFRTNTYKLSFMESPSGIKIILITHPRTGDLRESLKYIYNLYVEYVVKNPLYTPGTPIRCELFNTTLDQYVRSIS; encoded by the exons atgcaatTCTTCGGCGGAACAGAGATAAGCCCGTCGCTGCCAGCGGCGACGGCGTCGGGAAACAACGGGCACATGATGTACGTCTTCAACCGCAACGGCGTCTGCTTGCTCTACCGAGAATGGAACCGTCCTCTCCACACCCTCAACGCCCAACAAGATCACAAGCTCATGTTCGGCCTCCTCTTCTCCCTCAAGTCCTTGACCGCTAAGATGGACCCCACCGC CGTGGACAAAGGGAACCTAGGAGTGCCTCAATTGCCTGGTCAGGGCTGTTCGTTTCATAGCTTTCGGACCAATACCTACAAGCTTAGTTTCATGGAGAGCCCTTCTGGTATAAAG ATTATATTGATTACGCATCCTAGGACTGGGGATTTGCGGGAGTCTTTGAAGTACATTTACAACTTGTATGTTGAGTATGTTGTGAAGAACCCACTCTATACTCCTGGAACTCCTATTAG